TGGGCGAGGCTGCTTTTGCTCATAAGGGCGGCGCACATATCGATGGCGTCATGAAGGTTTCCCGCAGCTTTGAACATGTGGACCCGCACTCCGTGGGCAATGACCGCGTGTTCGTCACCAGCGATCAGGCTGGTGGTTCTCTCGTGGTTGAAAAGCTGAAGGCTATCAAGCCGGGCATCGACAAGAAGGATCCCATGGTGGCAAAGCTCCTGCTCGCCATCAAGGAAAAGGAAAACGCAGGCTGGCACTTCGACTCCGCCGAAGCCAGCTTCAAGATGCTGGTGTATCGCCAGCTAGGTATGTTCACCGCACCCTTTGAATTCATGAACTACCGCGTCACCGAAGACAAGACCCCGCAAGGTGTGTCTGTTTCCCAGGCCAGCGTCAAGCTGAAGATTGGTGACAAGATCAGCCATCAGGTGAGCGAAGGTGACGGTCCGGTGAACGCTCTGGATGCAGCGTTGCGTAAGGCACTGCTCCCGTTCTTCCCGTATATGGCCAAGGTCCGCCTGGACGACTTTAAGGTCCGCGTTCTGGGTTCTTCCGTCGGTTCCGACGCACTGGTCCGCGTATGGACTACCTTCGGTGACGACAAGGAACACTGGAATGTGGCAGGTGTCAGCACCAACATCATCGAAGCCAGCTGGCTTGCCTTGATGGATGGTCTGTGCTACAAGATTTTGAAGGAAACTAAGAAATGCAAATAGTTAAGGCTACTCCTAGCTCTAAGGAAATTGAACGCATTTGCGGTCGCGAAGTTGCTCCCAGCCGCGAAATTTATAACAAGGTTGTAGACATCCTGGCTGACATCAAGAAGGGTGGCTACGCCAAGGCTGTGGAATACGCTCAGAAGTTCGACGGCCTCAAGGGCAAGAATATCCGCGTCTCTGAAAAGGAAATTGCAAAGTCTGCCGCCAAGTGCCCCGCTGATTTGCAGAAGGCTCTCAAGCAGGCCATCAAGAACGTCCGCGATTTCCACCAGAACCAGATGGAAGAATCCTGGCTCATGGAAGGTAAGGACGGCGTTGTCCTCGGTCAGCGCATCCGCCCCATGAAGCGCGTGGGCCTCTATGTTCCCGGTGGCGCAGGCATTTACCCCAGCACCGTGATCATGAACGCTGTGCCTGCTCTCGTCGCAGGTGTTCAGGATATCGTTGTGGTTACTCCCATCAAGGGCGAAATCAACCGCGCCGTGGCCTTCGTGCTGCAGCAGCTGGGCATTACCGAAGTCTACCACATCGGTGGCGCACAGGCTATTGGCCTGTTGGCTTACGGTGCCAAGGACGCCAAGGGCAAGACCATCGTTGAACGCGTCGACAAGATTGTGGGCCCGGGTAATGTTTTCGCCGCCGTCGCCAAGAAGGAAGTCTTCGGTGTCGTAGACATCGACATGGTGGCTGGTCCTTCCGAAGTTCTCGTCATGGCCGACAAGACTGCCGATCCTGACTTCGTTGCTGCAGACTTGCTTTCCCAGGCGGAACACGGTTCCGGTTTCGAAGCCGCCATCTGCATTACCGACGACATGGAAACTGCCCAGATGATTTCTGCCTGCGTAGACATCCAGGTTGAAAATTCCCCCAAGAAGGAACTGCTCCAGAAGGTGCTGGATAACTTCGGCCGAATTCTCGTGGTGAAGGACTGGTTCGATGGCGTTGCCATCGCCAACAAGATTGCTCCGGAACATCTGGAAGTCATGACCGACGAAGCTGAATCCATGGCCGCCCAGATCGAAAACGCTGGCGCCGTGTTTATCGGTCACTGGTCTTCTGAACCGGTGGGCGACTACTTCGCTGGCCCCAACCATGTGCTGCCT
This sequence is a window from Fibrobacter sp.. Protein-coding genes within it:
- the hisD gene encoding histidinol dehydrogenase, whose product is MQIVKATPSSKEIERICGREVAPSREIYNKVVDILADIKKGGYAKAVEYAQKFDGLKGKNIRVSEKEIAKSAAKCPADLQKALKQAIKNVRDFHQNQMEESWLMEGKDGVVLGQRIRPMKRVGLYVPGGAGIYPSTVIMNAVPALVAGVQDIVVVTPIKGEINRAVAFVLQQLGITEVYHIGGAQAIGLLAYGAKDAKGKTIVERVDKIVGPGNVFAAVAKKEVFGVVDIDMVAGPSEVLVMADKTADPDFVAADLLSQAEHGSGFEAAICITDDMETAQMISACVDIQVENSPKKELLQKVLDNFGRILVVKDWFDGVAIANKIAPEHLEVMTDEAESMAAQIENAGAVFIGHWSSEPVGDYFAGPNHVLPTNGTGRFFSPLGVYDFLKRMSIIRYSEKAIKKNAKAIAAVAMEEGFYHHAQAVLKRL